In Larimichthys crocea isolate SSNF chromosome VII, L_crocea_2.0, whole genome shotgun sequence, the genomic stretch CAttcactgtaaagaatcttggagttgtttttgatcaggatttgtcctttaacgtccacataaacaAATTAGGACTCGACTTCTCCCCTTACGTAACACTCTAAAATCAACCATtgtctcaggcggatgcagaaaaactagtcccgCATTTGTTTCAccaaggctggactattgtaactctttgttatcgGGGCTGCTccataagtctcttaggactttgcagttaattcagaatgctgctgctgcactgttctgacaggaaccagagcagagatcacatctctcccattctggcttctcTTGCACTGGTCCCCCTGTTAAATCAgagaatagaatttaaaattcttctccttacttacaaagcctCTCATGGTCACAGCGCAgaccatcgtatctaaaagagctcatagtaccttactacccctctagaacactgcgctctcaggacgctgggttccttgtggttccttgtggttcctatagtctccaaaagtagattgggagccagagctttcagctatcaggctcctcttctgtggaacaaactaccattctgggttcaggaggcagacacggtcaacacctttaagagtagactgaagactttcctctttgatagagcttatagttagtgctggctcaggtcatcccttagttatgctgccataggattacactgcagGGGgactcctccctcctctctgtctgtctcttttagGGTTATgtctagtcaggcacggtattggttgaagatgcagtcacatctttCTTTACTgaaaattctctctctctctctgtctctctctctctctctctgtagactGATCATTGACCTGTTGAGCTGCTGTAGTcagcgccggttctggctacatttgcgccctgggcgaacaaccccccccccagaGACTTCTTTTACCTCATGATGAAAGGTCGATGTTGCCATGTCTGCTGTTATGCTGGAGTCAAAGTTTATTCAAACACTAGATAGAGACTGATACTGATGCAGCTCGTGTATACTATCATTGGGTATCCTGGTCAGGCAGGGATTGTATTTACAATACTGCAGAGAAAGGTTAGATGTGACCACAGTCAGGTATTGGCCTAGTTGTCTCTGAGACTGAAGTGGAAGGTTTTAGCATAGTTGCCAGTGGAATCAATACAGAATCATTCTCATGAAAGTACGGTGTACAGTTTTCTGCACTGCAATACTACCTGGCCCTGAATTTGTTGTTCAGTAATTACATACCATAGATAGATAACTGTGATGTGTGCATTGAAGTGGCCCGTGATTCATTGTGACTTGTCTTAGTCTGCAGCAGTTGAAGGCAGGTCTTGAGTCAAAGCTTTGTTACCATCACAGTGTCTCAGACAAATGTGTTGCTTATTGTATATGTTGATTAAAAGTGCTCTCAGCCGCTTCAGAGGTGGATTTGTCCAACATGGGATCAATTAGCTGTATCTTAATTTGTCATATATTTAGAAACCTTTAAACACACTACAGCTTCATCATTGTTTCTCCAAGTTTACAAAGGCAAAAcagattgaaaaataaaatgagttcaTGCACTTCACAGATATACATTAATACCACAATCCTGCTTACATTTAATGCATTGTTAGATAACTTTTCAAATGAGGGTCGCACATTTTAAAACTAGACTTTTACATATGATGCAGATTTTGGATAGATTCAGGCCGTATGTATTGACAAGTGCCTGACATGTAAGAATGTATGATAAAAATATTTGCACCATGTTGGGTAAATTAAACCTGCTTTGTGCAATTTCCAAGGATGGAAACACAGTGAGGTGTGCAGGTACTGAAAGCTTTGTGCCTTGTGTGCTGTCAGCTCTCAGCAGAGTGACCTTCCATGTCACATTAGGATAGTCGTTAATATAGTTTAATCAATATCGGCAGTGTTCTTTGACTAGTTACAGAGCTGCACAGGTAAAGAGGCAAACTGCAGATTTCCAGCTCTTGTCAGGCACTGACAGCTTTTTGTCTGGTCTGTTtggaagcagaaaaacaaactttgaagATCTGCATGTACGTGTAGAAGATCAGAGTTACAGGACATGAGATTGTGAGAACAGTGACAATGAGTCCATAGATGTTACTGACTGTTGTGTCAGAGCAGGCCAGTTTGACAATAGAGAAGTTGTCAGAGTTAACTTTGTTAATGATGTTCCCACACAGCTGTAAAGGAGAACTCAAAGATAACggaagaaaacataaaactgaagCATAAAGCATAAATGTTAGAGTGAGGTCATACTGTGTCATATTGCAGAGGATGACAGATAGAAAGATATCTGTCATAAGACACGACGGCTAAAATTCGACACAGGCATAAGaatacaaagagaaaatgtttgacCAACTTTATTGAGGTTTGTGTGCAACTGCAGTGTCAATAACTGTGTATGGGCGCGACAGGGCTACAGTCAgacactctacatttatttacacagtttataaTTGTTGCTTTGTTACTTAGTCCACACTCAAATGCATCACTGCATGGATCTATCTATACTCTTTATGAACATATGAGTTCACACGTATGTGTGGTTGGCAGGCAGATAACATAGCTCTGAACACTTTGTGAGATTATTATATTGCCTTTCTGCTTCATGAAGAAACCAGGTGACATTTTCAAATCTGTAACGTCTGTTATCACGGGGAAAGTAAGATCACTCcccaataagatggaggagctaaccaggctacagagtGAGTATCAAGAGTGGAGCATTGTGGAGATAACTGTGTACATCTCACCCTGGGCTGACGCTTCAGCGGCCGCGAGCTTTGTGATCAATTTGGACATCCAGGACATCAACACCAccctccactccactccacacCTCAACAGGGACTACCACCAGCCCCCGTCCTCAGTGTCTCCATAACAGCTGACCAGTTGTAATCAAGGCGAGGAAGACCACAAACCAGATGGCATCAGTTCCAGACTGCTTAAAGACAGATCAGCTCTCTGAggttgttttgcacattttcagaaCAGATGTGCAATTCAAAGGTTTCGTCTTAACACAGTAAATAGCTGAACCAGAACATAGAAGAAAGAGATGATAAAATTAGATAAAGTAtagacaaaaatattaaatatgaagtgtTGAATCCGATAGAGTGTAAAAAGTCACATTGTCCTAAACAGTGCTTTGAAATCTAATGCGGATCTGGGTTAGATTCAGGCCGTACATTACAGGATTGAAGAGAGGCTGACACGTCAGCCAgtataatgagaaaaaaatacgTAACATATTAGGAACATGTTTCATATCAAATCTGTTCTGAACTATTTCAAAGAAACACCCAAAAGAGAAGTTGAGCAGAGAAGCGAGGTGAGGTGTGCAGGTACTGACAGctttctgtctggtctgtttagaaccagagaaacagactttaaGGATCTTTATATACGTGTAGAAGATTAAAAGTACAAGAATAATTGTTGTAAAAGTGTAAACAAGTCCATAAATATTATTGACTGTGGTGTCAGAGCAGGCCAGTTTAACTATGGAGTAATTGTCACAGTAAACTTTGTTAATGATGTTCCCACACAGCTGTAAAGAGACACTCAAAGatatcaaaatgaaaatagCAAGAAATGGATAGAACCATGTAAATGCAATAAGAACGGCAACCTTGTTAAAAGTCATAAGTGTGTTATATTGTAGAGGATGACAGATGGCAAGATATCTGTCATAAGACATGACGGCTAAATTACTGAATTGTATACTTGCATAagtataaacacagaaaatctgcaggaaacaaaatgaagcagaaacagtgtgaatgtcagagagaatctgaatcagaaggAATGGAAACAACCCTGTACTACCatacagttcattcataaacaggctgcacagaaagatgtacataggttcatgtaaacttctgttcatgcaGATAACCACAATGAGGGAAACATTGGCactgataataacaatatataaagaCATAATAATCATGAAATATAAGTATTTCAAAGCCCCAGTGTCAAAGTAAGCACCAAGactgaaatgtgaaacatttgaagTGTTACTCATTATTTACACAGGATGAAGTAATAATCACTTGATGCAGTCAGACAATATGAACTCATATTCTGCAGCCACATGTTAATCAACCCAGAtccaaaaaatataaagatgatTTTGTTCCTTCAGTAGCTTCAAAGAAACGCTTGAATAAAATGATACAAGATGAAATACTTCAGACTTTGATACATTCAGAGCAGCCTCATCAGCACATAACAAGTTAGTCTACTCACAGCAAATAAATGAGCACTGAAGAATAACCCCCCAACGTACCCTCAGGgaaaatgaagatgaaactATTGGATCTGTACAACATTATATAGATTATGAAACATTATCCTCTATAGTGTGCGACCATTCTCACAGAGCTGAAACTGATTCTGCTTCCTGTTAACATAGTCAGGTGACTCCCACAGAGACTTGTTTCTAAGTGATGTCAGGTGGATGTTATTCCATCAGCATCATTTTGATCTGATTATTTAAGAATCAGGTCAAGCACTTTACCAGCTTTGTGAGTAGGAGGACTGCGGACCAGTTAGAGGTCGAAAGAATTTATCATGGACATAAAGTCTGCTGAGCCCAGAGTGTCTAATGTTCATGTCACGAGCTGCAGACAGTCATGATCAGGTCTGGATGACAGCAGGGTATCAGCTCGTCTGTGAAGCCACCCAGTTGGCCTGGTGGACGGTACATGACAACAACGTAGGCCTTAACTGGGGCCGTTACTACAATAGCATGGTATTCAAAAGTGTCATAGTTGGTGGAATGTCACAGTGGAGTGAATTTCTATTTGTTTCTTCGACCAGAAGGACGGGGGTGTGGGAGAGGGTGTAGTTAGTGGAGAGTTCAGCTGGGGTGGCAGCAAGGAGCTCCAGAGAAAGGTGGTTGGTGTAGGTCGTGATAAAATCGGTTTGTTAACTGCGGTTTGGCAGCTCCATAAGGCCATGGAGAAGgaggcagcagtgtgtgaggACTGTTTTAGAGGCCGGAGGTCAGTCAGATTTCTGCACCTACTGACAAACTGATGTTTGGTATAGAGTTTGGAGGGACCCGGACGGCTGAACGCAACGGCGGTGCTTCAACAACCACCTGCTACGACCCAGTTCAGGGAGTAGAGGATGTAAAAGTATGTaacaaacttttacatttacatttacatcatcaCAGCACAATAACCTCATCTAAGAGTCATGTAAATACAAAATCAGATCACCTATATACCTGTTTATTACAATGATTCAGTATTAATGTCATTTCACTGTAGCTTTAGTAAACAAATATACCTGTGCAGACAAAATACTTAACTATTGTTAACTCTGTACATACAAAGTCAGCTCATCTAGATAAGACTACATCacctgatttttattattattctattctgtattaatattattataccTACCAGTTGTTAACTCACCTGTACCTGTTACAAAATCACATCCCCTCATTGTTACCTGGCATCAGCTTTCTGACCAGCTGTCTGTGGTACTTCAAACCAACAGGTGGCGCCAAGGCCAAGCGAAGTGCAGCTGCAACAAATGATCATTATAATCTCCACAATAACACTGCTCCATATCATTTCctgttatagactgaccccaaTCACAGAAAGAATAAAGACCCCTGGTTTACAGTGAACATTCACACGTGAGGCACAAAGGTAACAGGTCgttctcagtctgtctctggcACAAGCAGGATCTGATATCGGCCTcacaatcagctgattgacagGTCAGGTTTGGTCAGCCCCAAAGATCCTCAGACAAAAATCAGGAGATCAATCAATGTGTATAATGAATAACTTGTTTGGATATCACTGAGATCATCTTCACAGCTGTGTGGGAACATCATTAATAAAGTGTACTGTGATAACTACTCTTGCTTGTTATGACACCGTCAATAACATTTATGGACTTATTAGCACTTGAAATGTCCAGATGCCTGAAGCTGCCACGTTCATCTGTTCAAACAATCATACCCAAGTAtcaacaccacaaacaccagCATGGGAGAAGAGAAgcatatgtgtctttttatatagtgtatgtaaacttctggtttcaactgtacatgtctcattaatgcatgttactaaccactacacatattactactgtcattattgctgccatatctccatcacagtttatagttagttgatgatttgctgctgctgagcatctgtgtctctctgtctctatcacaggttccactgctactgtaatcattttatcagtcattgtaattcattgtcattttatcattcattgtaattcattgtcattttatcattcattgtaattcattgtcattttatcagtcattgtaattcattgtcattttatcagtcattgtaattgtacaatatgtttgtgttgatttgttctgtacactgacatctattgcacgtctgtccgtcctgggagagggatccctcctctgtggctcttcctgaggtttcttccaccttttttccctgttaaaggtttttgtgggcaagtttttcctcactggaaccgagggtctaaggacagagggtgtcactccctgtacagattggaaagcctcagaggaaaatggactttgtgactttgggctgtacaaataaaatctgattcatCATCATACTAGCTTACATGTTAAGCACTCTTCAGTCCTGTTCTGTGTAGAATGAATTTGACCAAAATTCACACTTTAtgtaaaagttttgtttttgatcaaaTTTAATCATGATATTTAAAAACGTGAAAAAGTGTTAACAATGTCTACATGTTCATGAAAGTTCAGTTTTACTAAAAATAAGTACATACATTTTGTGTACCGGCTTTGAGAACCCCCTCTGCATAGATCCACAGATCCACTGATGCCATAAATCATACTTAATTATTTCATTGTCCTATTAGAAGACACAATGTGTAGAAATTGCCTCAAATTAAAGGGTATTTAATTGTGGGGTATTTTGGTCTTCACACCTGTGGGTAAATCCATTACATATATATGATGTTCTATATAAAGTGACTCTGTCAgtgaacaaatcaaatcattaatCATTGTTTGATTTAGAAAGTGCAATATAAATGACATTAACTCGTTACTTGTTGTTGAAACTTGTTATTTCAGTGGGTGTTTTTTTCCATACATGATGCGCATGCTCTGGTAATGAGGTCAGACTGCTGCTGATTCGTGCTGAGACCTGATGTGAAACGTTTAAAAGAAGCCGACGTAGTTTGAGCTCAGTTAGGAAGGAGTCGAAGCAGCACACCAAAACAGCAGACACATGTAAGGATTCACACAATGGCAATAATCTATTCATTTTACTAcaaatgtaacatttcaaaCTGATCATTTTGCTCAAACTTGAATTTTGTTGTGAAACAGATTATCATGAATTCCTCACaggtttcatttttcacttttagtgCCTACTACGATATCGGGCTTTTCAAATACTTATTATTCACAattgttatgtgtttttatattttaattctgTGTGCCAATGTTTTCCTCATTGTGGTTATCtgcatgaacagaagtttacatgaacctatgtacatctttctgtgcagcctgtttatgaatgaactgtatGGTAGTACAGGGTTGTACCCGTTGCTTCTGATTCAGATTTtctctgacattcacactgtCTCTGCTCCATTTTGTTAtctgcagattttctgtttgtacaCTTATGCAAATGTAGAGTTTTATACCTTAGCCGTCATGTCTTATGACAGATATCTTTCTATCTGTTGTCCTCTACAATATAACACACTTATGACATCTAACAAGGTTGCCATGCTTATTGCTCTGAGTTGGTTATTCCCTTTTCTTGCAATTGTAATCATGATTTCGTTGAATGCCTCTTTGCAGCTGTGTGGTAATATCATTGACAGATTGTACTGTGACAACTACTCTCTTGTGAAATTGGCATGCTATGACACTACAGTCAATAATGTGTATGGATTAATTTACACTTTCATTGTATTATTTGGTCTTGTAGTACTAATCATTTATACTTACATTAGGATCCttaaagtctgtttctctggttcTAAACAGACCAGACGGAAAGCTGTCAGTACCTGCACACCTCAcctcacttctctgtttaactTTTCTGTTGGCTGCTTATTTGAAATAGTTCAGAGCAGGTTGAATATGAGCCGTGCACCCATGATATTGCgcatatttttgtctttatacTTTATCATTTTCCAACCGCTCTGTAACCCTGTCGTGTATGGACTGAACTTGTCAAAAATCCATATCTtatgtaagaaaatgttttttggtaaaatgtaaCATACTAATGTTGAATGTCACATGACTTCTTTTCTCATCTTCAATAACATGAAAATGATCTGAAAATATACAACATATTATNNNNNNNNNNatatatatatatataatatatatattatatatatatataatatatatatatattatatattatagtgtgtgtgtgtgtgtgtgtgtgtgtgtgtgtgtttattatgtatatgtttatatatatatgtttattgctattttacaaataaaactgaaaaaatgtcAAGCACCTTATTATTTCTTGTTAAGACAATAAATTATAGTTTTATAGTTATTTACTTTCATTCCTGAACCGAAGAATTCGTTTTAGTGGTTGAATGTTTTGCTTAATTAATTTCTGTATTCTTTGGTAAGTCCAGTGAGTCGGCTTAGATTTAGAGATAAAATGTGAATTCAGTTTGAAGTTGTTCTGATCTGTATCCTAGTATAAATGGTCAAATGTCATGAGCTATGTTATTGTAATATTGATCACTGATAATATAGATATAAGATATGCTTTTATCGGACAGTGAGCAGTTGTGCTTTAGCAATAGTGGTAAATATCAGtgataaacatgatttaaataaaaaatatatataatataattatggAGAACACTATGGtattaagtaaaataaagtacatCATATGAAATAAGTCAGTTAGACAGCTGTCCTCTTGCTATGACTCTTTGGATTTTAGACCGGATCATGTTGGGGAAGCCGGTCTGGCTTTTGCGGGAAGTTGGtctaataaagttgtttttaacactACATGTCTTAAGAACATGGTTTCTAATGTAGGCCGCGTCCAAGTTGTCCAAGAGTGTTTGGGTTATGTGTATAATTTACTCAAGAATGGACACCTTAAACACCGGACCTGAGGAGGGAGCTTGCCTGCTTGTGTCTAATTGTTGGGTCTAAATCCATGGGGCCTTGTTGCACAGTTCAAAAGATATATGGGCTCTGACATACGGGTAAGGTGCCTTGTATTTCAGACAGGAGGCAAAGGTCGGCCTAGGCTGTTTCTGAAGAAATTGTAAAACTGGTTTTAGCAGTGTGTAATGAAACCTTTCtgctggagaaggaggtggagttGATGGGTGAGGGTGAGGTATCAAAATACAACGAAACATGCTGGGTAGCTCAACCCTCCCCATAATACAGGTTTTGGTAGCAGAAGATTCTTCTCTCCTGTTTCAGGAGAGAAGATCCATGTCCAAGGTCCATTTCCCCGGTAAGATTGgtttttattcgttatttgccactataacACCGCTCTGATctcctcaagcttttattttggcacttccggttaccggcatttgaatttgcattttagctaaatatttagtttcacccgaaacattgcttcaacatttagatttatatttatatttaacatttagcttcaacatttagatttatttagatttaatttactttatttaactttgcTTACTAGATTTAGgttatatttaatttagattttattttaacatttagcttcaacatttgattttattatatttaacattttattttatttaaatttgtttgatttgttttctttcacatttgtttttttatctctgttctTGTTCTATGTGCAAAAAGTGACCtcaaattcaaaccagttttttaacaTTGCTTTTagttaaatgtgacaaaatgttgctgttttttcagAGCAAGACGCTTTACAAATGGCACCCCATAGTTTTAGAtagagcttgttatcaacagaccttttggaaggacaaatgaaatttcctgtgtgcagtttgcgctggaGCGTACTGTTagtatattcatatacagtaacaatttattcatggaaagctttcgGCTGCTCAAGGATACAGAGCACCAtgcacactcaccatgtgaggttttgttcagtgttttgttgaagAAATCATCAAGTCGAAtgacatatttgatagggtgtgtgttttataaaagCATTCCGTCACACctggtaaattgacagtcacagaacatatctgagccacctcaagctgctgaccccaaggtcaaggccatatcccctgataactcatcaacacttgagataggggcctgaaatctgcacctgcgcaTTGACCgcatggtcgaccacggtgCCGAGTTTCAGACCCATGCGCCCTtcgggagggtcagaggtcagccttCTGTATTTAACGAGGCCTAGTGTagtattgatttgatttgaccaatttggattaaaatgaaattgtataaagcatgacatgaatatagaagatatttcaacCTAGACCTTCTTATAAGTCCAAACCTAACTTACCTTTTAACCTAtattgtgggtgtgtgttgttgttgttgttattggtgttttcttttcctgacagtggCAAAATGTGGGATGACACATGGGAACCTGCGCAAGCTTATCTGTCAAACAGCCCACCACAGGTTGCGAGAGTTGGCCACacaaagttcaacatgttgaattcacaatagaaataaagttaaagttcatctaaaagttcagaataaatattgaatacacatttcagtcagtgtcagtctctgtttcactctataaCTGGCTTAAGTACATAAACATCTATGAATCCAATAGATCAAATATCTCACGTAATGTGTAGACAGCTCGATATCTCACATTTGTGGTCTACTTCTCATTACacacctacaacacacacacaccacggaaaaaaaataatagaatcaaaataggacaattaaatattttggctgtttaagtacacagtataagtagGGTAGTAAATATCAGTTTAGGAAGTCTATTGATTAAATTTTGATCTTAGAAAAATTATAGAGGAACATAGAGATAACATCTGAATAGTTTAACATCTTGTGTGCTGTGAAGGCTTGAATGGATCATTTATTTAACCGATCAATAGTTCATATCTTTGACATAATTTGATAGGTTAAACAAGGTTGTTTAGGCCTGGCAATACAGCATGCCTCCTGATACGTATACTCGCTACTCGTAAGCGCTGATGAGTTAAAGACTTAACTAGTAGGCCTCATTGAGTACAAAACGGCTGACCTCTgcccagggccggtcctagctatgggcaatgtgggcggccgccagggcgcattctccgtggggggcaCACGAAcacccagggcgcaaatgtggccaggcCCGGCCGTGctctgacccttcccaaggggccacgggtTCGAAACTCGACACGTGATTGTGGCCCACGTCCCGATACGTATACTCAAACTTTAGACCCCTGCTTAAAGCATTGATAAGTTAATCCCAAAAGGTTAAAGCCTTAACTAGTAGGCCTCttgagtacagaacggctgacctctgacccttcccaaggggccacgggtACGCAACTTGGCACAGTGATTGTGGCCCACGTCCTGATACAcatactcaaatttcagcccCCTGCCTCCAAgctttgatgagttatcaggggtAGTGACCGGAAAGAAGAGGTCAGATTGGGGGACTCACTAAAAAAACGTGTCTTTTTTGCCGCCGTGCGGGCAGCCTTTGCCCCAGGGGCCCCAGATTTGGAACAGAGGATCCCCGGGGGCCCTGAATAATGAACcggtgaaagaaaaacacaagtacaGTAGAATTTTTTGCCCCGTCTGGATTCCTGAACATTGGGGTCCTGTCAGATCATGCACTTATACCCTCTGACCTGCAtggaggttttggaggacaTGTGTTTCTACAAGTCGCACGGGTCTGAAATTTTATATGTTGTTCAGGGGCATGGACGAGCGGATAGATGTTGGTCCAGTCTACGTCGGCCCAGTACTTTTCGATGGGCGGGGGGGCCGAGAAAGGACGCCGTTACATGGATCTGCGCCCTCGCTGCTGCCACAAAAATGCACCGAACTGCTAAAAATCACTGTGCTATTCTAAATGGAGGTCTGGGTCAGGCTCCCAAAGTCCCAACTCTGTAGACCTCTCGAAAGCTCTAGCTCTACAGTGATGGGATTGTGACGGGACCAAAAAATCCCAGCAGAAGGCTCCACGGCGTATGAAATAGTCAAATTTCAGCCTGCTTTAAAGCGCTGATGAGTTATTACAaaccacacaggtgtttttaagcctGAACTACTAGACCTCTGACCCTCCCAAGGCGgcacgggtctgaaactcgACACTGGTGGcgaccatgctgtcccaatgTGCAGGTGCGGATTTCAGGCCTatctcaaagcgttgatgagttatcaggggatatggccttgaccggggtcagctgaggtggctcagatatgttctgtgactgtcaatttaccagtgtgacggcatgctttttaatgaaac encodes the following:
- the LOC104936732 gene encoding olfactory receptor 52D1-like → MSNTSNVSHFSLGAYFDTGALKYLYFMIIMSLYIVIISANVSLIVVICMNRSLHEPMYIFLCSLFMNELYGSTGLFPFLLIQILSDIHTVSASFCFLQIFCVYTYASIQFSNLAVMSYDRYLAICHPLQYNTLMTFNKVAVLIAFTWFYPFLAIFILISLSVSLQLCGNIINKVYCDNYSIVKLACSDTTVNNIYGLVYTFTTIILVLLIFYTYIKILKVCFSGSKQTRQKAVSTCTPHLASLLNFSFGCFFEIVQNRFDMKHVPNMLRIFFSLYWLTCQPLFNPVMYGLNLTQIRIRFQSTV
- the LOC109139420 gene encoding olfactory receptor 10J5-like — protein: MNSSQVSFFTFSAYYDIGLFKYLLFTIVMCFYILILCANVFLIVVICMNRSLHEPMYIFLCSLFMNELYGSTGLYPLLLIQIFSDIHTVSAPFCYLQIFCLYTYANVEFYTLAVMSYDRYLSICCPLQYNTLMTSNKVAMLIALSWLFPFLAIVIMISLNASLQLCGNIIDRLYCDNYSLVKLACYDTTVNNVYGLIYTFIVLFGLVVLIIYTYIRILKVCFSGSKQTRRKAVSTCTPHLTSLFNFSVGCLFEIVQSRLNMSRAPMILRIFLSLYFIIFQPLCNPVVYGLNLSKIHILCRVQVVQECLGYVYNLLKNGHLKHRT